The sequence ATAATAATGTGACCAATTTCTAGCACtgtacaagcttgctactatctTTCAAGATGTTATCGTTGGTTAgccataactagcacattccctgcagcatactgataaggagtacacacagcggcggaggaagtagttaatatgagggggggctgggctgacccagacttatttctatagtttggtaaggtgagaccaaaaaaaaaaaaaaaaaagggtcacaaccaactgacaagagctttccacctcatcaactaccatttctagctgataaactacataaaaatcctttcatagctcgctacacactgactactttattagagtgactgctctattagagtatctcgatctttatcaccgttttcagccccactccaagaatgataatttcggtgtgatatcattctgagggggggctaagccccccctcagcagaccgagggggggggggggggggggctttagccccctagcccccccccccctttccgccgcctatgagtACACAtgatgtactgtagaagaacataataaaGGTGAAATCAGTTTTTGTTTATTCCACTCCTCTCGTCATTTTATTAGCAGACTGCAAGgtttctgaaggcccttggctagcaagactcaCTAAAatcaacctcagaatgtgtaaaaaccaaaagtatgtcagtccagtagtccaatacagtgattagttacacccaatAAAATCTCAAATGGTTGATCACCAATTAATTTAATTGCTCTTCCCTGAAACTATTCACACAACCCATGCAATAGTAGAGAATTATAAAGCTGACtatgtatgtgactggatttgcaaaaagtggTCTCCCACACACACATTAAACTAACCAACTTTGACAAAATAACTTTTAATTTAGATTAAAGCTAGCTATCAACTTGAAATTTAGCTAGCGGTGAGCATCAACGTAGCTTCACAATTGTCTGCTACTTTATGGCCTTTCATGTTCATAAATTGAATGTGTGCCATAAATCCTGTTGCACATGTGGGTAAATTATTAATAAAAAGTTTCCCCTCAAGAGCATTATCAAGTGAAACTCTGTTGTCTGAATTCGAACTTCAGTGACAAAATTTGGTACCGTAacttgctttattttcatgcaaaaatttttcgtgtaaaaatatttttgtatgattattttcgtgcaagaaattttcatacaaattttgcatatgaaaattattttacaatgaaaaaaaccTAATGACGGTATGTCACAACATGTACGTACGTAACTACAAAAACCAACTGCATTTCTACGATTACACTCTTCCCTACTTTAGTCTCTACACTCTCTATAGTGACATGCATGTACAATGCAATGTAACAAATGTCAATTATATTATGTTTGTGTGTACTTGGGTGATTGTTTATTTGCTTGAGCACTTGTGTTTGTGTTTTTCTCATCATAAAACACTCCTGCTTTAGCCAAATCTTGCACTATTTTTTCTGTGGTTGAAGTAAGACTTTTGATCTGTCTGAGGATCTCAATCAACTTGGACCAAGATTTAGGGGAAACACCTTTGTCAGTAGATAGCCAATTTTCCAAAAGTTCCACACAACATTTCAGTGGATCATCACGACATTTCTCTTTTATCAACTTTTTATCCTCCACCTCATACTCCAAATAATCAGCCACCAAACTCCAGTCAGCTGCTATTCTGGGGATCACAACCTCATGTAGTAACCTCATTGCTGGTCCTATATATTGAAGTAGACATTAACATTATAATATACTACAGTACAATTGTTGTCAGCTATACATGAATGATCGGGAATTGTCACAAAGTCAAATATTTGGTCACAGTTTCCCAAAATAACAAACTTAGCTGAAATGCTTATGGGAGAATAATAAAATGCAATGGATTTGTTGTAAAGTACAGACATTGGTGGTTCTATGATTTCTATTTAAATCACATGCACTGCCATGACTACAATAACTGAATATCACACTGAATATTATATGCATGTAGTTCATGTAGCTAGTTTAAATTTTATTACTTTATTGATTAACATTAGCTATGTGGAATATTCTTTTTGTCACTACATTTCCATCTCTATTCAACATGTTGCATTTTGTACATATCAATGCATCACATACTTTTGATAACTTGTTGATCAGTTGTGGAAACAACAGTCAATGGAACCATATCATCAGTTGATTCTGTGTACAAGCAGGTAATTATGACAAACGTTCACTACTCTTTGCAATGCTCTACCTTTATGATGTGCATATTAGTGCATGACCAACTACACAATCCTTCCTttgtacaagtacatacagtCCATACAGATAGCTTATAATTGTACATTAATTCTAACATAACGGATTACAATATAACAATAATTACCAATTTACTTACCATTTTCAGCTGGTGGATAATTTTCATTATATACAAACCACATTAATTGTGAAGTTCCCAGTTTTTCACGGAACACACTGTTTATACTACATTCGGCATAGACTGTAGTAGAAGTAATTTTTTCAGGTAGAACAGCAATATGATCTTCAGTGCTTTTACCACACTGACACAAAAAGCCATACTGCAATCTTTCAAAGTCAAAATTTAAGTGAATACAAACTTCTGTAAGAGCATATACCAGATAATTGTAAGCCTTAACATGGATAAGAGTTGGAGAAGTATTATCAATGTGCCTCATCTGTACTTCAAGATAAGACACTTTATCAAACAATGACAAGGAATAACCATCAGGTAAACTGAAAGTGATCAAATTACTGAAGGTGTGATGTACACCATCATGAGAGAAATGAGGGTACCAGCCTTTAGGTGAATGTTGCAGTAGTTCAACTATTAGAGAGCAAAAGAGTCCTCTTGGTAAAATGCCTGACTGAAACTGAACTAGTAATGGCTGTCCTAGAAGATGTCCATATTGAGGAAGAATTCTATCTTTTTGCTGTGGAGTGAAAGTCGGCAAAACAAAAGGCATAAAGTATTCTTTTCTCTCTTGCTCTCTTGTTACACAAGCAATGATTTTGATACGAACTAGCAAAGATAAGAAAAAATCTTGTTTTATTTCATCTTTCCATTCAATGTGCTGAAGAAGATCCTTTGAAAACAGACCTTCATAAGTTAATCTATTCACTGCCTGGCGGTTGCAAGTGCCTTGCTTGAAAGTgacacatatgatgctactcaGTTTATCAAACCACCACTGGTGGTCAGTAATGACATAATCACACAACCCTGGAACTTCTGCAAAGTGGATCAGTGTACCAAGTTGATGATGATATAACAACACACTTCTGACTTCTTCTTTGTCAGAAATTAAACCAGTATCTCGAGCAAGTGCAAAACATTCATCAAATGAAATGTATGATTTGTCCTTCTTAGCACAAACCTGTTGAATTTCAAGTTCCAACAACATCCAGGTTATAGGCAACTCATAGACTCCTTTCTCTGCAGCTAGATCTTCAATTCTACTTCGAATTACATTTGCCACAGGATCTTCACTGTATTTATTTCCAGCAGTAGTGTTATCAACAGAAAAAAGAACACTTCCCTTTTCTGTCTGCCAAACTGCAGCTTCACATTGTGTTTTGTCTACTAGGGTAGCTAATTGATCAGCTGTCTTTGTCACAACTTCACTTGCCACTTTGTCAGCATGAGTACCCACCAAACAAATGTAGGAGCCACTATCTGTGCCAGCAGTTTTAACTAAATGTGGGATTGGATTGGGTGACCGTTCCCAAGCATCATTGGCAGATGACATTAACAACTTGATCATAAGATTGGGAGGCTGAATTAAGAATGGTTTGAAAAGTGGACAGACTTGAACCTTTAACTGATTTCACAAATAATCCAGCAACCCATTGCTTTAAAGATACCTCTTGTTGTACAGGATGTTTGTAGGATTGTTTAACTAGGATATCTGTAGATGAAGACTGCAAAGGCTGTACAGAGTCTTTGGCAGATTGTGGTGGGTGAGGAGCTGGCAGCGATGATGTTGTCTCTGTTGGAAGTAGAACTGATTTCAGAAAACTAATTTCAACATTAGAGCCAAGTTCAACCCAATTGATACTGTCAGGGGATCCTTGAAAAGCGGCCATTTTACAAGATACAGCATGATTACCGTGAACAACATTGGTACTGTGGTGATCTTTATTGATTTTCTTTTTCAACAGCAAGTTAACAAAGCTAGTTTTACCAGCAGCTCCTGATCCTGTAAACACTATTTTTATAAATCTCACTGGAAGAGTTCCGTGTTGCTTTTTAGCCTTATTAAGATTTTGCTGCAACTGCTTAGCCCTATCAAGGTTTGGGTTCTTGCTTGGTTTTTTTTCCTTTACAGCTAGTACCTAAAACATGTATAAACATAAAATTCTTTGGATTTATTGCAAACATAATTGACAATTCTTATCTACATGTACACTATTGTTGATTTGCATCACAGTAAACACTGCAAAATGCAATTGCATAAAATTGTATATATGTCataatatacgtacatacatggtTTAGTTTAACATGAATTCGTAGCTTGGC comes from Dysidea avara chromosome 4, odDysAvar1.4, whole genome shotgun sequence and encodes:
- the LOC136252243 gene encoding uncharacterized protein, translated to MIKLLMSSANDAWERSPNPIPHLVKTAGTDSGSYICLVGTHADKVASEVVTKTADQLATLVDKTQCEAAVWQTEKGSVLFSVDNTTAGNKYSEDPVANVIRSRIEDLAAEKGVYELPITWMLLELEIQQVCAKKDKSYISFDECFALARDTGLISDKEEVRSVLLYHHQLGTLIHFAEVPGLCDYVITDHQWWFDKLSSIICVTFKQGTCNRQAVNRLTYEGLFSKDLLQHIEWKDEIKQDFFLSLLVRIKIIACVTREQERKEYFMPFVLPTFTPQQKDRILPQYGHLLGQPLLVQFQSGILPRGLFCSLIVELLQHSPKGWYPHFSHDGVHHTFSNLITFSLPDGYSLSLFDKVSYLEVQMRHIDNTSPTLIHVKAYNYLVYALTEVCIHLNFDFERLQYGFLCQCGKSTEDHIAVLPEKITSTTVYAECSINSVFREKLGTSQLMWFVYNENYPPAENESTDDMVPLTVVSTTDQQVIKRPAMRLLHEVVIPRIAADWSLVADYLEYEVEDKKLIKEKCRDDPLKCCVELLENWLSTDKGVSPKSWSKLIEILRQIKSLTSTTEKIVQDLAKAGVFYDEKNTNTSAQANKQSPKYTQT
- the LOC136252244 gene encoding uncharacterized protein; translated protein: MASRRSEYHYEFKIIIVGDYGVGKTSILLRLVHNKFYSDPYEFLESDYYGVSSIKVDINGQLVTLNIWDYREPRFDDSFKYNFYRGARFVIIVYDCCDVDTFNNVKYWYGDVSRYGLSDETLFILVANKIDEATRRVVDQTEAEQYTKINDIFFHYAEISTKTGQGVTELFEMIAKEILHQVQIIVKISSQAEKVLAVKEKKPSKNPNLDRAKQLQQNLNKAKKQHGTLPVRFIKIVFTGSGAAGKTSFVNLLLKKKINKDHHSTNVVHGNHAVSCKMAAFQGSPDSINWVELGSNVEISFLKSVLLPTETTSSLPAPHPPQSAKDSVQPLQSSSTDILVKQSYKHPVQQEVSLKQWVAGLFVKSVKGSSLSTFQTILNSASQSYDQVVNVICQ